The genomic DNA GTCGCCGGCTCCGAACAGCATGAACTCGGGCCAGTTCACGCGGACAAACAGGTCCACATCTCCCTGCCCGAAGTCCTCGACGAGCGTCGCGTCGCATTCGAACGTGTAGTCCGTCCACGTCGGATCGCCCATCGCCAGAACGACACTGCTCATGTCGCGTTGGGCGATGGTGAGCTCGCCGTTGACGACCTTCCAGAGAGGATAGTCAGCCGGATACACCGCCTTCCAGCCTACGAGGTCGCCGTCTTCGAAGTCGTCGCGGAGGACGCCCGACTTCCCGTCCACGGCGATCGCGGTGCAGAGAACCAGGATCGCGATCCAACCGACGCTGCGCATCCCAGCAGACATCGCCGCACCTCCTGCTCGATCCGAGCGAACCGACCTTGGAGTCACAGCGCCGCGCGGGATGCTGACTCCACCGCATCGCACCTAACATAGACACATACGATGACCGTTTGCTACCATCACAGCGCCTCGCCGGGTGCTGACTCCGCCGCATCCGCCGGAATGACCGCCGCGCGGCTCACGGGTTCTTCACGGCTCCCCAAGTGCCCGTCGCCTTGCCTCCCGGCTGAACGGCGCGGGCGCCCTTCCACGTCGGCGGCGTGAAGTCCGGGATGTCTCGCCCCTCGATCTGTACGTTATCGAAGCGGATCGAGTAGTTCGCCGCCCCGAGCGCGATATGACCCTCTTTGAGGCGCGCGTCCTCTCGGCGCAGCGCGACCTTCCCGTTGATCCAGTAGGTGAACTTCCGACCGTCCGCCTCGACCTTGAGGTGGTGGCGGCGATTCAGCTTGAGGTCGAAGTCGGCGTCGAACACGCCCTGGACGTTCTCGCCCCACGCGCCCATGAAGTCGCCGATCTGGATGAAGGGGATGTTCAGTCCGCCGAAGAAGTCGCCGACGCCAAAGAGCATCCCTTCGGACCACTTCTCGCGGACGAAGAGATCGACGTCCCCGGGCCCGAAGTCCTCGACGAGCGTCGCGTCGCATTCGAACGTGTAGTCCGTCCACGTCGGATCGCCCATCCCCAGCACGGTGCTGAAGTTCGACCGGTGAGTCACGGTGAGCTCCCCATCGACGACCTTCCACAGCAGGCCGCCCTCCGGGAAGAGCTGCTTCCAGCCTTTGAGGTCGCCGTCCTCGAAGTCGTCGCGGAAGACGCCGGTTCGCCCGTCTGGCGCGAACGCGACGCCGAGCGCTAGAACCACCATCCAAACGATTCCGTGAGCCTGACGAGTCATCGCCGCGCCCTTCCCATCCAAGCCCTACCGTCATGGAGCTGCCGCCCCGGATGTCGCGTCGACGGCATCCAGCGGGATGACCGTCTCGCGGCTGGCGAACCGCACACCCGCCACCGCGCCGGCGAGGAAACCCGCGATCGCGCCGCCCAACGAGACGGACGGCCTCGCGTCGGCTCCCAAGTTCATGACGCCGTAGGTGAGCCCGCCCGTCATCACGCCCGCGAGCGCGCCCAGCAGGCGATCCGACACGCCGGGGTGGATCACCACGGAGACCACGTCATCGACCGGGACCTCCTTCCGCCTGTCGGCGGCTCCGACGAGGACGAACTTGCCGTCGAAGACGCTCTGGAGCTTCCCGCGTTCCCGGCTCCCGTCGCGGAGCTCCAGGGAGAGCGTCTTGTCTTTCCAGTCGCGCGAGAGCTTCATGACGCGGATGCGGCGGGCTTGCAGCATCGCCTCGTCGTAGGTCGCTCTCGGCGCGCCACTAACGCACGGCGCGAACAGGAGCGCCGCGATCATGGAGAGAATGAAGGATGCGCGAGTCATGGTCGGGGCTCCTTTCCAAGCCCGAAGCCAGCGCTCAGTGCGGCACGGCGACCTCTGCCAGTGCGATCAGCAGGATCGCCGCCCCTGCCCCCGTAACGATGTAGGTGAGCGCCGCCCGTTCCCGAAACCGGACGATCGCGATGATGCCCGACACGAGCGCCCCGGCCGCCTCCAGCAGCGCGATGATCGCGGGGATCGCCAGCTTCGGGCTATCGAACAGGCCGTTGCCGCCCGTCTCCCCAGCCAGCGAGAACGCCACTTGCACGCCGAAGGCGATCCAGATACCAGCGAAGAACGCCAGCGAGAGCTTCCCGGGCATCGACTTCGGCATGTCAGTGGCTCCTAGTAGTCTATTACTTTGGAGATGCCGTATTTCCCCCCACCTCAGTCCTCCCCCGCGCTTCGCGGGGGAGGAGGCTATGTCCCTCCCCCTTGCATGGGGGAGGGTTAGGGTGGGGGTTGGATAACCCGACACTTCACTGTCACTGACCACAAGGTTCCGCTCGCCTCTCATCGTCTCTTGAGCCGACTAGAACTGGACGATCTTCCAGTAGAACGTGATGTACGGGTTCTGGAAGTGCGCTCCGATGCGGAACGTGTCCGTCGGGGCGATGAGGAAGCCGAGGTCGATATCCACCGGTCGGTACGTGCCGTTGGCGAACGAGATGACGCCCGGCGTCTCCTCGTCGAAGTAGTCCTCGGCGGCGTCGGAGAACTCGACGTAGCGCCAGCCGTTATCGGCGAAGACTTCGACCAGGAACTTCACGCGCTTGGTCATGTCGTAGTCGAGCGCCGCCCAGAACCGATAGGGGACGAAGCGCTCCCACGTGCTGCCCGACTTGAGCTGAGGGAGT from Candidatus Poribacteria bacterium includes the following:
- a CDS encoding DUF1080 domain-containing protein, whose protein sequence is MTRQAHGIVWMVVLALGVAFAPDGRTGVFRDDFEDGDLKGWKQLFPEGGLLWKVVDGELTVTHRSNFSTVLGMGDPTWTDYTFECDATLVEDFGPGDVDLFVREKWSEGMLFGVGDFFGGLNIPFIQIGDFMGAWGENVQGVFDADFDLKLNRRHHLKVEADGRKFTYWINGKVALRREDARLKEGHIALGAANYSIRFDNVQIEGRDIPDFTPPTWKGARAVQPGGKATGTWGAVKNP